A genomic window from Lasioglossum baleicum chromosome 7, iyLasBale1, whole genome shotgun sequence includes:
- the LOC143210423 gene encoding protein salvador homolog 1 isoform X4, with protein sequence MLSRKNKDLRTIKEGVVGKYVKKETPPEMPIINVWTTEPNRRSRNRNNHPTIPTSMSIPQQPIMIQKFGNTKTTMSAVGLGSHEGKYTPNSSVPDLAQRFASLSVNTSTRDGLPSRTATPMYHSGLSPAMSHTYVNQYAGSEYHLDRVQTPQMPYKSLDIDSGYEEYNHSVYRQNTGYSRCHSERSSSRNDQQEELPLPPGWSVDFTLRGRKYYIDHNTKTTHWSHPLEKEGLPTGWERIESPEYGVYYVNHITRQAQYEHPCYPHEIQAVRVVSPPRHTQFHSHSVLVPANPYLNEEIPHWLYVYSRASVALDRKLRWELFRLPELDCFNAMLTRLYKQELEEVVMRYEEYRSALLCEMEQRLKDLNPEICSSSSGAIALRQSLP encoded by the exons ATGTTGTCGCGAAAGAATAAGGATCTTAGGACGATCAAGGAAGGAGTCGTCGGGAAATACGTGAAGAAGGAAACGCCGCCCGAGATGCCAA TTATTAACGTATGGACCACAGAGCCCAACAGACGATCCAGGAATCGTAACAATCATCCAACTATCCCCACGTCTATG TCCATCCCGCAACAACCCATTATGATACAAAAGTTTGGGAACACTAAAACCACCATGAGCGCGGTAGGTTTAGGCAGTCATGAGGGAAAGTACACGCCGAACAGTTCTGTTCCGGACCTGGCTCAGAG ATTCGCAAGTCTGTCCGTTAATACGAGTACAAGGGATGGGCTACCGTCTCGCACAGCAACTCCAATGTATCACTCTGGACTCTCCCCTGCTATGTCGCATACATATGTGAACCAGTACGCAGGATCCGAGTATCATTTAGACAGAGTTCAAACACCGCAGATGCCTTATAAGTCGCTGGACATTGACTCTGGCTACGAGGAATACAATCACTCTGTGTACAGACAGAATACTGG ATATAGTAGATGCCACTCGGAGAGGTCAAGTTCTAGGAACGATCAGCAGGAAGAACTTCCTCTGCCACCGGGATGGTCCGTCGACTTTACTCTCAGGGGTAGAAAGTATTACATAGATCATAACACGAAAACCACACATTGGTCTCACCCTCTCGAGAAAGAAGGTTTGCCCACTGGTTGGGAAAGAATAGAGTCGCCCGAGTACGGTGTTTATTACGTGAA TCATATCACGCGGCAGGCGCAATACGAGCACCCCTGTTACCCTCATGAGATACAAGCAGTTCGCGTGGTCTCACCGCCACGCCATACGCAGTTTCATTCCCACAGTGTCCTGGTCCCAGCCAATCCGTACTTGAACGAAGAGATTCCTCACTGGTTGTATGTATATAGTAGAGCATCGGTGGCTCTAGACCGTAAACTAAGGTGGGAACTGTTTCGTTTACCCGAGCTCGACTGTTTTAATGCCATGCTTACGAGATTGTATAAACAAGAGCTGGAAGAAGTTGTTATGCGCTACGAGGAGTACAG GTCAGCCTTATTGTGCGAAATGGAACAAAGACTAAAAGACTTGAACCCTGAAATCTGTAGTTCCTCGTCTGGAGCGATTGCACTACGACAATCTCTTCCGTGA
- the LOC143210423 gene encoding protein salvador homolog 1 isoform X3 encodes MLSRKNKDLRTIKEGVVGKYVKKETPPEMPIINVWTTEPNRRSRNRNNHPTIPTSMSIPQQPIMIQKFGNTKTTMSAVGLGSHEGKYTPNSSVPDLAQRFASLSVNTSTRDGLPSRTATPMYHSGLSPAMSHTYVNQYAGSEYHLDRVQTPQMPYKSLDIDSGYEEYNHSVYRQNTGCFTVFLRYSRCHSERSSSRNDQQEELPLPPGWSVDFTLRGRKYYIDHNTKTTHWSHPLEKEGLPTGWERIESPEYGVYYVNHITRQAQYEHPCYPHEIQAVRVVSPPRHTQFHSHSVLVPANPYLNEEIPHWLYVYSRASVALDRKLRWELFRLPELDCFNAMLTRLYKQELEEVVMRYEEYRSALLCEMEQRLKDLNPEICSSSSGAIALRQSLP; translated from the exons ATGTTGTCGCGAAAGAATAAGGATCTTAGGACGATCAAGGAAGGAGTCGTCGGGAAATACGTGAAGAAGGAAACGCCGCCCGAGATGCCAA TTATTAACGTATGGACCACAGAGCCCAACAGACGATCCAGGAATCGTAACAATCATCCAACTATCCCCACGTCTATG TCCATCCCGCAACAACCCATTATGATACAAAAGTTTGGGAACACTAAAACCACCATGAGCGCGGTAGGTTTAGGCAGTCATGAGGGAAAGTACACGCCGAACAGTTCTGTTCCGGACCTGGCTCAGAG ATTCGCAAGTCTGTCCGTTAATACGAGTACAAGGGATGGGCTACCGTCTCGCACAGCAACTCCAATGTATCACTCTGGACTCTCCCCTGCTATGTCGCATACATATGTGAACCAGTACGCAGGATCCGAGTATCATTTAGACAGAGTTCAAACACCGCAGATGCCTTATAAGTCGCTGGACATTGACTCTGGCTACGAGGAATACAATCACTCTGTGTACAGACAGAATACTGG ttGTTTTACTGTATTTTTAAGATATAGTAGATGCCACTCGGAGAGGTCAAGTTCTAGGAACGATCAGCAGGAAGAACTTCCTCTGCCACCGGGATGGTCCGTCGACTTTACTCTCAGGGGTAGAAAGTATTACATAGATCATAACACGAAAACCACACATTGGTCTCACCCTCTCGAGAAAGAAGGTTTGCCCACTGGTTGGGAAAGAATAGAGTCGCCCGAGTACGGTGTTTATTACGTGAA TCATATCACGCGGCAGGCGCAATACGAGCACCCCTGTTACCCTCATGAGATACAAGCAGTTCGCGTGGTCTCACCGCCACGCCATACGCAGTTTCATTCCCACAGTGTCCTGGTCCCAGCCAATCCGTACTTGAACGAAGAGATTCCTCACTGGTTGTATGTATATAGTAGAGCATCGGTGGCTCTAGACCGTAAACTAAGGTGGGAACTGTTTCGTTTACCCGAGCTCGACTGTTTTAATGCCATGCTTACGAGATTGTATAAACAAGAGCTGGAAGAAGTTGTTATGCGCTACGAGGAGTACAG GTCAGCCTTATTGTGCGAAATGGAACAAAGACTAAAAGACTTGAACCCTGAAATCTGTAGTTCCTCGTCTGGAGCGATTGCACTACGACAATCTCTTCCGTGA
- the LOC143210423 gene encoding uncharacterized protein LOC143210423 isoform X1, with translation MLSRKNKDLRTIKEGVVGKYVKKETPPEMPIINVWTTEPNRRSRNRNNHPTIPTSMSIPQQPIMIQKFGNTKTTMSAVGLGSHEGKYTPNSSVPDLAQRFASLSVNTSTRDGLPSRTATPMYHSGLSPAMSHTYVNQYAGSEYHLDRVQTPQMPYKSLDIDSGYEEYNHSVYRQNTGCFTVFLRYSRCHSERSSSRNDQQEELPLPPGWSVDFTLRGRKYYIDHNTKTTHWSHPLEKEGLPTGWERIESPEYGVYYVNHITRQAQYEHPCYPHEIQAVRVVSPPRHTQFHSHSVLVPANPYLNEEIPHWLYVYSRASVALDRKLRWELFRLPELDCFNAMLTRLYKQELEEVVMRYEEYRFVRNCYFTIHRQSIVFSNRYSFRSALLCEMEQRLKDLNPEICSSSSGAIALRQSLP, from the exons ATGTTGTCGCGAAAGAATAAGGATCTTAGGACGATCAAGGAAGGAGTCGTCGGGAAATACGTGAAGAAGGAAACGCCGCCCGAGATGCCAA TTATTAACGTATGGACCACAGAGCCCAACAGACGATCCAGGAATCGTAACAATCATCCAACTATCCCCACGTCTATG TCCATCCCGCAACAACCCATTATGATACAAAAGTTTGGGAACACTAAAACCACCATGAGCGCGGTAGGTTTAGGCAGTCATGAGGGAAAGTACACGCCGAACAGTTCTGTTCCGGACCTGGCTCAGAG ATTCGCAAGTCTGTCCGTTAATACGAGTACAAGGGATGGGCTACCGTCTCGCACAGCAACTCCAATGTATCACTCTGGACTCTCCCCTGCTATGTCGCATACATATGTGAACCAGTACGCAGGATCCGAGTATCATTTAGACAGAGTTCAAACACCGCAGATGCCTTATAAGTCGCTGGACATTGACTCTGGCTACGAGGAATACAATCACTCTGTGTACAGACAGAATACTGG ttGTTTTACTGTATTTTTAAGATATAGTAGATGCCACTCGGAGAGGTCAAGTTCTAGGAACGATCAGCAGGAAGAACTTCCTCTGCCACCGGGATGGTCCGTCGACTTTACTCTCAGGGGTAGAAAGTATTACATAGATCATAACACGAAAACCACACATTGGTCTCACCCTCTCGAGAAAGAAGGTTTGCCCACTGGTTGGGAAAGAATAGAGTCGCCCGAGTACGGTGTTTATTACGTGAA TCATATCACGCGGCAGGCGCAATACGAGCACCCCTGTTACCCTCATGAGATACAAGCAGTTCGCGTGGTCTCACCGCCACGCCATACGCAGTTTCATTCCCACAGTGTCCTGGTCCCAGCCAATCCGTACTTGAACGAAGAGATTCCTCACTGGTTGTATGTATATAGTAGAGCATCGGTGGCTCTAGACCGTAAACTAAGGTGGGAACTGTTTCGTTTACCCGAGCTCGACTGTTTTAATGCCATGCTTACGAGATTGTATAAACAAGAGCTGGAAGAAGTTGTTATGCGCTACGAGGAGTACAGGTTTGTTCGAAACTGTTACTTTACAATTCATCGGCAAAGCATAGTATTCTCTAATCGTTATTCGTTCAGGTCAGCCTTATTGTGCGAAATGGAACAAAGACTAAAAGACTTGAACCCTGAAATCTGTAGTTCCTCGTCTGGAGCGATTGCACTACGACAATCTCTTCCGTGA
- the LOC143210423 gene encoding uncharacterized protein LOC143210423 isoform X2 produces MLSRKNKDLRTIKEGVVGKYVKKETPPEMPIINVWTTEPNRRSRNRNNHPTIPTSMSIPQQPIMIQKFGNTKTTMSAVGLGSHEGKYTPNSSVPDLAQRFASLSVNTSTRDGLPSRTATPMYHSGLSPAMSHTYVNQYAGSEYHLDRVQTPQMPYKSLDIDSGYEEYNHSVYRQNTGYSRCHSERSSSRNDQQEELPLPPGWSVDFTLRGRKYYIDHNTKTTHWSHPLEKEGLPTGWERIESPEYGVYYVNHITRQAQYEHPCYPHEIQAVRVVSPPRHTQFHSHSVLVPANPYLNEEIPHWLYVYSRASVALDRKLRWELFRLPELDCFNAMLTRLYKQELEEVVMRYEEYRFVRNCYFTIHRQSIVFSNRYSFRSALLCEMEQRLKDLNPEICSSSSGAIALRQSLP; encoded by the exons ATGTTGTCGCGAAAGAATAAGGATCTTAGGACGATCAAGGAAGGAGTCGTCGGGAAATACGTGAAGAAGGAAACGCCGCCCGAGATGCCAA TTATTAACGTATGGACCACAGAGCCCAACAGACGATCCAGGAATCGTAACAATCATCCAACTATCCCCACGTCTATG TCCATCCCGCAACAACCCATTATGATACAAAAGTTTGGGAACACTAAAACCACCATGAGCGCGGTAGGTTTAGGCAGTCATGAGGGAAAGTACACGCCGAACAGTTCTGTTCCGGACCTGGCTCAGAG ATTCGCAAGTCTGTCCGTTAATACGAGTACAAGGGATGGGCTACCGTCTCGCACAGCAACTCCAATGTATCACTCTGGACTCTCCCCTGCTATGTCGCATACATATGTGAACCAGTACGCAGGATCCGAGTATCATTTAGACAGAGTTCAAACACCGCAGATGCCTTATAAGTCGCTGGACATTGACTCTGGCTACGAGGAATACAATCACTCTGTGTACAGACAGAATACTGG ATATAGTAGATGCCACTCGGAGAGGTCAAGTTCTAGGAACGATCAGCAGGAAGAACTTCCTCTGCCACCGGGATGGTCCGTCGACTTTACTCTCAGGGGTAGAAAGTATTACATAGATCATAACACGAAAACCACACATTGGTCTCACCCTCTCGAGAAAGAAGGTTTGCCCACTGGTTGGGAAAGAATAGAGTCGCCCGAGTACGGTGTTTATTACGTGAA TCATATCACGCGGCAGGCGCAATACGAGCACCCCTGTTACCCTCATGAGATACAAGCAGTTCGCGTGGTCTCACCGCCACGCCATACGCAGTTTCATTCCCACAGTGTCCTGGTCCCAGCCAATCCGTACTTGAACGAAGAGATTCCTCACTGGTTGTATGTATATAGTAGAGCATCGGTGGCTCTAGACCGTAAACTAAGGTGGGAACTGTTTCGTTTACCCGAGCTCGACTGTTTTAATGCCATGCTTACGAGATTGTATAAACAAGAGCTGGAAGAAGTTGTTATGCGCTACGAGGAGTACAGGTTTGTTCGAAACTGTTACTTTACAATTCATCGGCAAAGCATAGTATTCTCTAATCGTTATTCGTTCAGGTCAGCCTTATTGTGCGAAATGGAACAAAGACTAAAAGACTTGAACCCTGAAATCTGTAGTTCCTCGTCTGGAGCGATTGCACTACGACAATCTCTTCCGTGA